One Vitis vinifera cultivar Pinot Noir 40024 chromosome 8, ASM3070453v1 genomic window carries:
- the LOC100258999 gene encoding uncharacterized protein LOC100258999 yields the protein MVRPYTIKGHKRKRREENYDKEEVKQLLEEETAATATQDENKAEEITHELPGIPLVPFKSNNKTGVTFILERACLEVAKVGKSYQLLSSEDHANFLRKNNKNPADYRPDILHQALLTILDSPLNKAGRLRAVYVRTEKGVLFEVKPHVRIPRTYKRFSGIMLQLLQKLSITAVGKREKLLRVIKNPVTQYLPVNSRKIGFSYSSEKSTPIRDYVAAVSDDVDLVFVVGAMAHGKISNDYTDDFIAISGYPLSASWCTYLICGALMQKWNIF from the exons ATGGTACGGCCTTATACCATAAAAGGGCACAAGCGAAAGAGAAGGGAAGAGAACTATGATAAAGAGGAAGTAAAACAATTGTTAGAAGAGGAGACAGCAGCAACAGCCACACAGGATGAGAATAAGGCAGAAGAAATCACACATGAACTTCCTGGTATCCCACTTGTCCCATTCAAATCGAACAACAAGACTGGGGTTACGTTCATTCTTGAGAGGGCTTGTTTAGAAGTTGCAAAAGTTGGAAAG AGTTATCAGCTACTGAGCTCAGAGGATCATGCAAATTTCCTGaggaaaaataacaaaaacccTGCTGATTACAGGCCTGACATTCTGCATCAG GCTCTCCTAACTATTTTAGACAGCCCACTTAATAAGGCTGGGAGGCTACGAGCTGTGTATGTAAGAACCGAGAAAGGTGTGCTTTTTGAAGTTAAGCCACATGTTCGCATTCCAAGGACATACAAGCGGTTCTCTGGGATCATGT TGCAGCTGCTACAGAAACTGAGTATTACTGCTGTTGGTAAGCGGGAGAAGCTTTTACGTGTCATCAAGAACCCAGTTACTCAATATTTACCCGTCAACTCTCGAAAAATAG GTTTCTCATATAGTTCAGAAAAGTCAACTCCAATACGGGACTATGTGGCTGCTGTTAGCGATGATGTGGACCTTGTTTTTGTG GTTGGTGCAATGGCCCATGGGAAAATTAGTAATGATTATACAGATGATTTCATAGCAA TTTCTGGCTATCCATTGAGTGCTTCATGGTGTACTTATTTGATCTGCGGGGCCTTGATGCAGAAGTGGAATATATTTTAG